The Stenotrophomonas maltophilia genome includes a region encoding these proteins:
- a CDS encoding MerR family transcriptional regulator, which translates to MKIGELARRTGLAASRIRFYEEAGLLVVQRQANGYRDYPEQAVLLLELITGAQRAGFSLEEIRALLPPDMGHWQHDALISMLQQKVADIEALQLRLAESRAHLLALIEDIQARPEGIDCAANSRRVLERVKRGELARPTLAAGDTALLRPDRRRRAGSS; encoded by the coding sequence ATGAAGATCGGTGAGCTGGCCCGCCGCACGGGCCTGGCGGCGTCACGCATCCGCTTCTATGAGGAGGCAGGGTTGCTGGTCGTCCAGCGGCAGGCCAACGGCTACCGCGACTACCCGGAGCAGGCGGTGCTGCTGCTGGAGCTGATTACCGGTGCGCAGCGCGCCGGCTTCAGCCTGGAGGAGATACGCGCCTTGCTGCCACCGGACATGGGCCACTGGCAGCACGACGCATTGATCTCAATGCTGCAGCAGAAGGTGGCCGACATCGAGGCGCTGCAGTTGCGGCTGGCAGAGAGCCGGGCGCACCTGCTGGCCCTGATCGAGGACATCCAGGCGCGGCCGGAGGGCATCGACTGCGCGGCCAACTCGCGGCGGGTGCTGGAGCGCGTCAAGCGCGGTGAGCTGGCGCGCCCGACACTTGCGGCCGGCGATACGGCGTTGCTGCGGCCGGATCGCCGCCGCCGCGCGGGCAGCAGCTGA
- a CDS encoding hybrid sensor histidine kinase/response regulator, producing MHPFPLPVSAPDQLAYRLLQDSDWARSADATNAPPELRALLAMILDSPEPLWIAWGRDNKAFFFNDAYLPMLGGKLHGAMGSRLEDVWADVWVDVVDAVNDAFGGTSRSFKNMPLMMDRDGTLRETFWTFSYSPLRAGCGGVAGIICMVSEQTERVIERDRHTRQVAAITEQAREAHLELVRAREQLRQSQKLEAIGQLTGGVAHDFNNLLQVITGSVDMLLHTWPAEDARLRYVQAIETAADRATRLTAQLLAFSRRQSLSPQVFDLCESVRALSDIITTVLGARISVSVNLPDAPLPVLLDRTQLDTALINIAVNARDAIDGHGKVTIDVEQLTSVPSVRFAAPMKGNFAAISVSDTGAGIDPSVVDRIFEPFFTTKGVGAGTGLGLSQVFGFVKQSEGEVDVQSQAGVGTRFTLYLPLAQANASIELPTAQPGLLHGHGLCVLVVEDNVDVAEFAVGALRELEYNVVLARNADEALAELERDAARFHVVFSDVVMPGTNGLDLARTIRSRLPDLPIILTSGYSELLARDPGHGFTLLRKPYSLKQLALVMTEASCRSQTMVTAH from the coding sequence ATGCATCCCTTCCCCCTTCCTGTCTCGGCACCCGATCAACTCGCCTACCGACTGCTGCAGGACAGCGACTGGGCCCGTTCCGCCGACGCGACCAACGCTCCTCCCGAACTTCGCGCTCTGCTGGCGATGATCCTGGATTCTCCGGAGCCGCTGTGGATCGCATGGGGCCGCGACAACAAGGCGTTCTTCTTCAACGATGCCTACCTGCCGATGCTGGGCGGCAAGCTGCACGGCGCCATGGGCAGCCGATTGGAAGACGTCTGGGCGGACGTCTGGGTCGACGTCGTCGATGCTGTCAACGACGCCTTCGGCGGTACAAGCCGCAGTTTCAAGAACATGCCGTTGATGATGGACCGTGATGGCACGTTGCGCGAGACATTCTGGACGTTCTCCTACTCGCCGCTGCGTGCCGGTTGCGGAGGCGTGGCCGGCATCATCTGCATGGTCAGCGAGCAGACCGAACGGGTGATCGAACGCGACCGGCACACCCGCCAGGTGGCGGCCATCACCGAGCAGGCACGCGAGGCCCATCTTGAACTGGTACGCGCCCGCGAACAGCTGCGGCAGTCGCAGAAGCTGGAGGCCATCGGCCAGCTGACCGGCGGCGTTGCCCACGACTTCAACAATCTGCTGCAGGTCATCACCGGTTCCGTGGACATGCTGCTGCATACCTGGCCGGCCGAAGATGCGCGCCTGCGCTATGTACAGGCGATCGAAACCGCCGCTGACCGCGCCACTCGCCTGACCGCCCAGCTTCTGGCGTTCTCGCGCAGGCAGAGCCTGTCGCCGCAGGTATTCGACCTCTGCGAGAGCGTACGCGCGCTTTCAGACATCATCACCACAGTGCTGGGTGCACGCATCTCCGTGTCGGTGAACCTGCCCGACGCCCCGTTGCCGGTGCTGCTGGACCGGACCCAGCTCGACACCGCACTGATCAACATCGCGGTGAACGCGCGCGACGCCATCGACGGCCACGGCAAGGTGACGATCGATGTGGAACAGCTGACATCGGTGCCTTCCGTGCGGTTCGCGGCGCCGATGAAAGGCAACTTCGCTGCGATCAGCGTCAGCGACACCGGTGCCGGTATCGATCCGTCCGTGGTGGACCGGATCTTCGAGCCATTCTTCACCACCAAGGGAGTGGGCGCGGGCACCGGGCTTGGCCTCAGCCAGGTGTTCGGCTTCGTCAAGCAGTCCGAGGGCGAAGTGGACGTACAGAGCCAGGCCGGTGTCGGTACGCGCTTCACGCTGTATCTGCCGCTGGCGCAGGCTAACGCCTCCATCGAGCTGCCGACCGCGCAACCGGGATTGCTGCATGGTCACGGATTGTGCGTGCTGGTGGTGGAAGACAATGTGGATGTGGCCGAATTTGCAGTCGGTGCGCTGCGCGAGCTTGAGTACAACGTCGTACTCGCGCGCAATGCCGACGAAGCACTGGCGGAGCTCGAGCGCGACGCTGCGCGTTTCCACGTGGTGTTCAGCGACGTGGTCATGCCCGGGACCAATGGGCTGGATCTGGCCCGCACCATCCGCAGCCGCCTGCCCGATCTTCCGATCATTCTCACCAGTGGCTACAGCGAACTGCTGGCCCGCGATCCAGGCCACGGTTTCACGCTGCTGCGCAAGCCCTACTCACTGAAGCAGCTGGCCTTGGTGATGACCGAGGCCAGCTGTCGCTCGCAGACGATGGTGACTGCGCATTAG
- a CDS encoding HD domain-containing protein: MDWVALARTLATEAHAGQTDKAGQPYICHVARVAAAVRGDDDAEVVAWLHDVAEDCPAFAARIEVFPAPLREAVHLLNRDAAPDADSYYARIAAHPLALKVKQADLDDNADPQRLAMLDAATAGRLRGKYAHARAALGI; this comes from the coding sequence ATGGACTGGGTAGCACTTGCACGCACGCTGGCCACCGAGGCCCACGCGGGCCAGACGGACAAGGCCGGCCAGCCTTACATCTGCCATGTGGCGCGGGTGGCGGCCGCGGTGCGCGGCGACGATGACGCCGAAGTGGTGGCCTGGCTGCATGACGTAGCCGAAGACTGCCCGGCGTTTGCCGCACGGATCGAGGTCTTTCCCGCCCCGCTGCGCGAGGCGGTGCACCTGCTCAACCGCGACGCGGCCCCCGACGCGGACAGCTACTACGCGCGCATTGCCGCCCACCCGCTGGCACTGAAGGTGAAGCAGGCCGATCTGGATGACAACGCCGATCCGCAGCGCCTGGCGATGCTCGACGCGGCGACGGCCGGGCGCCTGCGCGGCAAGTATGCGCACGCCCGGGCAGCGCTGGGCATCTGA
- a CDS encoding NADH:flavin oxidoreductase/NADH oxidase family protein — MSLFSPLALPSGALIRNRIAKAAMEENMADADHAPSEALLQLYQRWADGGAGLIITGNVMVDGRAMTGPGGVVLEDDRHLERFIAWADAARSRGVQMWMQINHPGRQMPAALGQPALAPSAVPLDMGALSKQFAPPRAMTEADIEDVIARFIRSAELAERAGFSGVEIHAAHGYLLSQFLSPLSNRRDDRWGGSLQNRARLLLEIVQGVRATVAPTFVVAVKLNSADFQRGGFSPEDARDVVEMLAPLGVDLVELSGGSYEAPAMTGAARDERSVAREAYFLEFAREIATVATMPLMVTGGIRRREVAEQVLASGVAMVGIATALAIEPDLPQHWQQGRDPVPTLRDINWRSKPLAASAHMAAVKYQLGRLSRRRPTAPTVSPVWALLLAQAAAKCRTRRYRRWIGARAIAH, encoded by the coding sequence ATGTCGCTGTTCTCGCCCCTGGCGCTGCCTTCCGGCGCCCTCATCCGCAACCGCATCGCCAAGGCGGCGATGGAGGAGAACATGGCCGACGCCGACCACGCCCCCTCCGAAGCGCTGCTGCAGTTGTACCAGCGCTGGGCCGACGGCGGCGCCGGACTGATCATCACCGGCAACGTGATGGTCGATGGCCGCGCCATGACCGGCCCCGGCGGCGTGGTGCTGGAGGACGATCGCCACCTGGAGCGTTTCATCGCCTGGGCCGACGCCGCGCGCTCGCGCGGGGTGCAGATGTGGATGCAGATCAACCACCCCGGGCGGCAGATGCCGGCCGCGCTCGGCCAGCCGGCATTGGCGCCTTCGGCGGTCCCCTTGGACATGGGCGCACTGTCCAAACAGTTCGCGCCGCCGCGGGCGATGACCGAGGCGGATATTGAAGACGTGATCGCTCGCTTCATCCGCAGTGCCGAGCTGGCCGAGCGCGCCGGTTTCAGCGGCGTGGAGATCCATGCCGCGCACGGCTACCTGCTCAGCCAGTTCCTGTCGCCGCTGTCGAACCGCCGCGATGACCGCTGGGGTGGCAGCCTGCAGAACCGTGCGCGCCTGCTGCTGGAGATCGTGCAGGGTGTGCGCGCGACGGTGGCGCCCACGTTCGTGGTGGCGGTGAAGCTCAACTCCGCCGATTTCCAGCGCGGCGGCTTCTCGCCCGAGGACGCGCGCGACGTGGTCGAGATGCTGGCGCCCCTCGGCGTGGATCTGGTCGAACTGTCCGGCGGCAGCTATGAAGCACCGGCCATGACCGGCGCCGCACGCGACGAACGCAGCGTGGCCCGCGAAGCGTACTTCCTCGAATTCGCGCGCGAGATCGCCACGGTGGCAACGATGCCGCTGATGGTCACCGGCGGCATCCGCCGCCGCGAAGTGGCAGAGCAGGTGCTGGCCAGCGGCGTGGCCATGGTCGGCATCGCCACCGCGCTGGCGATCGAGCCGGATCTGCCGCAGCACTGGCAGCAGGGCCGCGATCCGGTGCCGACACTGCGCGACATCAACTGGCGCAGCAAGCCGCTGGCGGCCAGCGCGCACATGGCCGCAGTGAAGTATCAGCTGGGCCGGTTGAGCCGGCGCCGCCCCACCGCACCCACGGTCTCACCGGTATGGGCACTGCTGCTGGCACAGGCGGCCGCAAAGTGTCGGACCCGCCGCTACCGGCGCTGGATCGGCGCCCGCGCCATCGCACACTGA
- a CDS encoding FAD-dependent monooxygenase, translating into MLYDVVIAGAGPVGLFLSCELALAGCSVLVLEQAGSAGSPLKRLPSGLRGLNAPTLEALDRRGLLDAVAATQVLKPDKGAPPPGTAHWLAQPRALGGHFAGIPFALDDVDHTRWTWRLPTPVGTQMAVELQALETVFAERATALGVRIERGRVVQTVDAHEAQVAVHTGSGRVHGRWLVGCDGARSTVRKQSGFLFAGTGPEFTGYTLLVELADGCVLTPGRQFTDHGMCNFNPPGMLALADFDGGAGHRTPLDRHTAQALLRRVSGREATITALHLATTWTDAARQATAYRSGRVLLAGDAAHMHSPLGGQGLNLGIGDAMNLGWKLAAVARGKADEALLDSYQAERHPVGAKVLDWSRAQVALMRPGAGSRALAAIMADLAGTRDGATYLAERIWGVSQQLDLDGDHPLVGRSAPDFRLVDGRRLGELLRAGQGALLVFDPASSPPQHGQRWQPSIACAADTGDVASGLGAVLVRPDGIVAWACGTRGDMSGLDSALASWTGPIR; encoded by the coding sequence ATGCTGTACGACGTCGTCATTGCCGGTGCTGGCCCGGTTGGCCTGTTCCTGTCCTGCGAACTGGCCCTGGCCGGGTGTTCGGTGCTGGTGCTGGAGCAGGCCGGGTCCGCCGGTTCGCCGTTGAAGCGCCTGCCATCCGGGCTGCGCGGCCTCAACGCCCCCACGCTGGAGGCACTTGATCGGCGCGGCCTGTTGGACGCGGTCGCCGCGACGCAGGTGCTCAAGCCCGACAAGGGCGCGCCGCCGCCCGGCACCGCTCATTGGCTGGCGCAACCGCGGGCGTTGGGCGGCCACTTCGCCGGAATACCGTTTGCGTTGGACGACGTCGACCACACGCGCTGGACCTGGCGCCTGCCGACGCCGGTGGGCACCCAGATGGCGGTGGAATTGCAGGCCCTGGAAACGGTGTTTGCCGAACGTGCGACTGCGCTGGGCGTGCGCATCGAACGCGGGCGTGTGGTACAGACGGTGGATGCGCACGAGGCGCAGGTTGCCGTGCACACCGGCTCCGGCAGGGTCCACGGCCGCTGGCTGGTCGGTTGTGATGGGGCCCGCAGCACGGTACGCAAGCAATCGGGCTTCCTCTTCGCTGGAACCGGGCCAGAGTTCACCGGTTACACGCTGCTGGTCGAACTGGCAGATGGGTGTGTACTCACACCAGGCCGACAGTTCACCGATCACGGGATGTGCAATTTCAACCCGCCAGGCATGCTGGCGCTGGCCGATTTCGATGGTGGCGCCGGCCATCGCACGCCACTGGACCGGCACACCGCGCAAGCGTTGCTGCGGCGGGTGTCTGGCCGCGAGGCAACGATCACCGCATTGCACCTGGCCACGACATGGACCGATGCTGCGCGCCAGGCGACGGCCTATCGCAGCGGACGTGTGCTGTTGGCAGGTGATGCCGCGCACATGCATTCGCCGTTGGGCGGCCAGGGACTGAACCTCGGCATCGGCGATGCGATGAACCTCGGTTGGAAGCTGGCCGCCGTGGCGCGGGGCAAGGCCGATGAGGCGCTGCTGGACAGCTATCAGGCTGAGCGCCATCCGGTGGGCGCCAAGGTGCTGGACTGGTCGCGCGCGCAGGTTGCGCTGATGCGACCCGGGGCCGGTTCGCGCGCGCTGGCAGCGATCATGGCCGACCTGGCCGGCACCCGCGATGGGGCCACGTATCTGGCCGAGCGGATCTGGGGTGTTTCGCAGCAGCTGGATCTTGACGGAGACCACCCGCTGGTCGGCAGGAGCGCGCCGGACTTCCGGTTGGTCGATGGCCGCCGCCTGGGCGAACTGCTGAGAGCGGGGCAGGGGGCGCTGCTTGTTTTCGACCCGGCGTCTTCGCCACCGCAGCATGGCCAACGCTGGCAGCCTTCCATCGCCTGCGCCGCAGATACCGGGGATGTGGCGTCGGGCCTGGGGGCGGTGCTGGTGCGCCCGGATGGCATCGTTGCCTGGGCCTGTGGCACACGGGGGGATATGTCCGGCCTCGATTCAGCGCTTGCTTCCTGGACCGGTCCGATCCGGTGA
- a CDS encoding MFS transporter, producing MSPNSSLAARLTPRQRTLIILALSLGGFAIGTSEFASMGLMLEISRGLSISETQVGHLISAYAIGVVVGAPILAFVGASFPRRKLLLALMGFYAVGNLASALAPNYGTMLIARFVAGLPHGAYFGVAMLVAAAISPAGQRGQAMSRVLLGLSIAILVGNPLTTWLGQQLSWRTAFALVSVLAIATVAMIARFLLPDPDEVRTSPMRELRAFNTTQVWLALAIGAVGFAGMFCVFTYLAPTLVQVTGVAESWMPLAVGVFGIGAIIGNIAGGWLVDKFHFKAAAVVLLWSIVMLLLYPLAAQSVWTIGPMIITVGTMGALAAVLQTRLMDVAGEAQTLAAASNHAAFNTANALGPWLGGMAISAGFSPASTGYVGAATAIGGLLLWCVAVMLDRKRKTAGVGSH from the coding sequence ATGAGCCCCAACTCTTCCCTGGCTGCGCGGCTGACGCCCCGTCAGCGCACCCTGATCATCCTTGCCCTGTCGCTGGGCGGCTTCGCCATCGGCACCAGTGAATTCGCCAGCATGGGCCTGATGCTGGAGATCAGCCGCGGCCTGTCGATTTCCGAAACCCAGGTCGGCCACCTGATCAGCGCCTACGCCATCGGCGTGGTCGTCGGCGCCCCGATCCTCGCCTTCGTCGGCGCCAGCTTCCCTCGCCGCAAGCTGCTGCTGGCACTGATGGGCTTCTATGCCGTCGGCAACCTGGCCAGCGCACTGGCGCCGAACTACGGCACGATGCTCATTGCGCGTTTCGTCGCCGGCCTGCCGCATGGCGCCTACTTCGGCGTGGCGATGCTGGTGGCCGCCGCGATCAGCCCTGCCGGCCAGCGCGGCCAGGCGATGTCGCGCGTGTTGCTGGGCCTGTCGATCGCGATCCTGGTCGGCAATCCGCTGACCACCTGGCTGGGCCAGCAGCTGAGCTGGCGCACCGCCTTTGCCCTGGTCAGCGTGCTGGCCATCGCCACCGTGGCGATGATCGCGCGCTTCCTGTTGCCGGACCCGGACGAGGTCCGTACCTCGCCGATGCGCGAACTGCGCGCCTTCAACACCACCCAGGTGTGGCTGGCGCTGGCGATCGGCGCCGTTGGCTTCGCTGGTATGTTCTGCGTGTTCACCTACCTGGCACCGACCCTGGTGCAGGTCACCGGCGTGGCCGAATCGTGGATGCCGCTGGCGGTGGGCGTGTTCGGCATCGGCGCGATCATCGGCAACATCGCCGGTGGCTGGCTGGTGGACAAGTTCCACTTCAAGGCCGCCGCGGTGGTGCTGCTGTGGTCGATCGTGATGCTGCTGCTGTATCCGCTGGCCGCGCAGTCGGTGTGGACGATCGGTCCGATGATCATCACCGTCGGCACCATGGGCGCGCTGGCGGCGGTGCTGCAGACGCGCCTGATGGACGTGGCCGGCGAAGCACAGACCCTGGCCGCCGCCTCCAACCATGCCGCCTTCAATACCGCCAATGCGCTGGGGCCGTGGCTGGGCGGCATGGCGATCAGTGCCGGCTTCAGCCCGGCCAGCACCGGCTATGTCGGTGCCGCCACCGCCATCGGCGGCCTGCTGCTGTGGTGCGTGGCGGTGATGCTGGACAGGAAGCGCAAGACAGCCGGCGTGGGCAGCCACTGA
- a CDS encoding type IV secretory system conjugative DNA transfer family protein: protein MLPSKKYLLIAIVTLATLLLGFAFSGYLTLLFLGLDTKLFTWNTYYQYYHAIGQPQVATFVGKIKWAGYVGFGLPLLVLLVTGLVLLLKKDKRSLHGDARFATGADLSRHGMFKKTGQSIVVGSHGGKLVRLDGQQFVILAAPTRSGKGVGVVIPNLLEYGESLVVLDIKQENFDLTSGWRASQGQEIYLFNPFAEDRRTHRWNPLSYVSDDPAFRVSDLMSIAAMLYPDGAEDQKFWVSQARNAFMAFTLYLFENWDDERSSGFPGGSGTPTLGSVYRLSSGDGTDLKKYLKALSERSFLSGNARSAFANMLSQADETFASILGTFKEPLNPWINPVLDKATSSNDFLLTDVRKKKMTIYIGIQPNKLAESRLIINLFFSQLINLNTKELPKSNPDLKYQCLLLMDEFTSIGKVEIIASAVSYMAGYNIRLLPIIQSMSQLDATYGREVSRTIITNHALQILYAPREQQDANDYSDMLGYTTIRKKNVTHAREKTHSFTEERRALMLPQELKAMGPDKEVFLYEGIPHPVKCDKIRYYKDRYFTSRLLPKVDVPMLNV from the coding sequence GTGTTGCCCAGTAAGAAGTATCTGCTCATCGCCATCGTCACGCTGGCGACCCTGCTGCTTGGTTTCGCGTTTTCCGGCTACCTGACCCTGTTGTTCCTGGGGTTGGACACCAAGCTGTTCACCTGGAACACGTACTACCAGTACTACCACGCCATCGGCCAACCGCAGGTTGCGACGTTCGTGGGCAAGATCAAGTGGGCCGGCTACGTGGGCTTCGGCTTGCCGCTGCTGGTCCTGCTGGTGACCGGTCTGGTGCTGCTGCTGAAGAAGGACAAGCGCTCGCTGCATGGCGACGCGCGTTTCGCCACCGGCGCCGACCTGTCCAGGCATGGCATGTTCAAGAAGACCGGCCAGAGCATCGTGGTCGGCAGCCATGGCGGCAAACTGGTGCGGCTGGATGGCCAGCAGTTCGTGATTCTTGCGGCACCCACCCGTTCAGGCAAGGGCGTGGGCGTGGTCATCCCGAACCTGCTGGAATACGGCGAATCGCTGGTGGTGCTGGACATCAAGCAGGAGAACTTCGACCTGACCAGCGGCTGGCGCGCCAGCCAGGGCCAGGAGATCTACCTGTTCAATCCCTTCGCCGAGGATCGGCGCACGCACCGCTGGAACCCGCTCAGCTATGTCTCCGATGATCCGGCATTCCGGGTGTCGGACCTGATGAGCATCGCCGCGATGCTGTATCCGGACGGCGCCGAGGACCAGAAGTTCTGGGTCAGCCAGGCGCGCAACGCGTTCATGGCCTTCACCCTGTATCTGTTCGAAAACTGGGACGACGAGCGCAGCAGCGGCTTCCCGGGCGGCTCGGGCACGCCGACGCTGGGTTCTGTCTACCGGTTGTCATCCGGCGATGGCACCGATCTGAAGAAGTACCTCAAGGCCTTGTCGGAGCGTTCGTTCCTCAGTGGCAACGCGCGATCGGCGTTCGCCAACATGCTGTCCCAGGCCGACGAGACCTTCGCCTCGATCCTGGGCACCTTCAAGGAACCGCTCAATCCCTGGATCAACCCGGTGCTGGACAAGGCCACCAGCAGCAACGACTTCCTGCTGACCGACGTGCGCAAGAAGAAGATGACCATCTACATCGGCATCCAGCCGAACAAGCTGGCCGAGAGCCGGCTGATCATCAACCTGTTCTTCAGCCAGCTGATCAACCTCAACACCAAGGAACTGCCCAAGTCCAACCCGGACCTGAAGTACCAGTGCCTGCTGCTGATGGACGAATTCACCTCGATCGGCAAGGTCGAGATCATCGCCTCGGCGGTGTCCTACATGGCCGGTTACAACATCCGCCTGCTGCCGATCATCCAGAGCATGTCCCAGCTCGATGCCACCTACGGCCGGGAAGTCTCGCGCACGATCATCACCAACCACGCGCTGCAGATCCTGTACGCGCCGCGCGAGCAGCAGGACGCCAACGACTATTCGGACATGCTGGGCTACACCACCATCCGCAAGAAGAACGTCACGCACGCCCGCGAGAAGACCCACAGCTTCACCGAGGAGCGGCGGGCACTGATGCTGCCGCAGGAGCTGAAGGCGATGGGGCCGGACAAGGAAGTGTTCCTGTACGAGGGCATACCGCATCCGGTGAAATGCGACAAGATCCGCTACTACAAGGATCGCTACTTCACCTCGCGGCTGCTGCCGAAAGTCGACGTTCCCATGCTTAACGTCTAA
- a CDS encoding TetR/AcrR family transcriptional regulator, which translates to MTPPPGRREQRKAVTRQTISDVATELIIRRGFEAVSMSEIAEAAGVSRKTVFNYFASKEDLVFDRDEEARTLLREGMMARSGLTPLAAFQSLVRELLEAGHPLLRINAGAVAFWGTVAESPVLVAHARRLQAQLTDDLARLMAHAVGRPEHDAEARLGAAMLLASMVAAYEKGLASQLEGEDPREAMRQLIVRGATGVLVALAGTPYTDPGARP; encoded by the coding sequence ATGACCCCGCCTCCTGGCCGCCGCGAACAACGCAAGGCCGTGACTCGACAAACGATTTCGGACGTCGCCACCGAGCTGATCATCCGGCGCGGCTTCGAGGCCGTCTCCATGTCCGAGATCGCCGAAGCCGCGGGCGTCTCACGCAAGACGGTCTTCAACTACTTCGCCAGCAAGGAAGACCTGGTGTTCGACCGGGATGAGGAGGCGCGCACGCTGCTGCGCGAGGGCATGATGGCGCGCAGCGGCCTGACCCCGCTCGCGGCCTTCCAGTCGCTCGTTCGTGAGCTGCTGGAGGCTGGCCATCCGCTGCTGCGCATCAATGCCGGCGCTGTCGCCTTCTGGGGCACCGTGGCGGAGAGCCCGGTACTGGTCGCGCACGCGCGACGGCTGCAGGCGCAGTTGACTGACGATCTGGCGCGATTGATGGCCCACGCTGTCGGCCGGCCCGAACATGACGCCGAAGCGCGACTGGGCGCGGCCATGCTGCTGGCGTCGATGGTGGCGGCCTATGAGAAAGGACTGGCAAGCCAGCTGGAGGGCGAGGACCCGCGTGAGGCCATGCGGCAGCTGATCGTGCGCGGTGCCACCGGGGTACTGGTGGCCTTGGCGGGCACCCCGTATACGGACCCCGGCGCGCGTCCATAG
- a CDS encoding membrane protein, with protein sequence MAAGSTRNREKLLDDLLSLGRNWALAIAIAGAGAAVHYSESVYEAGLWRGLLPTLCFLVAIIWIVLSIIRFDLTLQQHFERKRTRWLSRLLYVVLLGTGITAVFFVTELASNNHIARMCDAVANEPASRIHRSAECQRLYQHRAAYRQRLESAEGEFD encoded by the coding sequence GTGGCAGCAGGATCGACCAGGAACCGCGAGAAGCTGCTCGATGACCTGCTCTCGCTGGGCCGTAACTGGGCGCTGGCGATCGCCATCGCAGGTGCCGGGGCAGCAGTTCACTACAGCGAGTCGGTGTACGAAGCAGGACTCTGGCGAGGCCTGCTGCCCACGCTCTGCTTCCTGGTCGCGATCATCTGGATCGTGCTCAGCATCATCCGCTTCGACCTGACCCTCCAGCAGCACTTCGAGCGCAAGCGCACGCGCTGGCTCAGCCGCCTGCTCTATGTCGTGCTGCTGGGTACCGGCATCACCGCCGTGTTCTTCGTGACAGAACTGGCGTCCAACAACCACATCGCAAGGATGTGCGACGCCGTGGCCAACGAACCGGCCAGCCGGATCCACCGGTCCGCCGAGTGCCAGCGCCTGTACCAGCATCGGGCGGCGTACCGGCAGCGGTTGGAATCGGCCGAGGGCGAGTTCGACTGA